The Triticum aestivum cultivar Chinese Spring chromosome 7B, IWGSC CS RefSeq v2.1, whole genome shotgun sequence genome window below encodes:
- the LOC123158322 gene encoding luminal-binding protein 4-like: protein MASSRLALGVVLLLVAAASGAAAFRTGNTTAIHIGNTKACIAGYGGLEDPGLSYKLCIPSWVAFTPNGTLFGEAALNHAAVSPGTAVSGFKRVLGSKMFEDVVKVEMELVPYKLVGTQAGRCAIQIETEEGGAEVFSAHTVAGILISKLKRMAEAHLGRKIRSALLTVPWHSRDYQRHLLATAARLEGGFSAARYVDEHVAVAAAHGHHEKARQDKVILVFHMGGRTTHATMFKFRDGTARLIEGRHDARLGGDDFTGRLVDHFIQLIREKHGRDLRRDDGALRELRAACERAKKALTYWDTTLVKVESLLDGADFFETLTRAEFEELNRDLLARATSMVDLLVTWRWWLPPGRWDSIDEIILVGGSVRIPKILEFFRDYFHGREPIVEEEAAIRGAALLSRPESAMFTYDNCDCHGNPLQASENIIE from the exons ATGGCGAGTTCTCGCCTCGCTCTCGGCGTTGTACTACTGCTCGTCG CGGCGGCATCGGGCGCGGCGGCGTTTAGAACGGGCAACACGACGGCCATCCACATCGGCAACACCAAGGCCTGCATCGCCGGCTATGGGGGACTCGAGGATCCAGGCCTCTCGTACAAGCTGTGCATCCCCTCCTGGGTCGCCTTCACCCCCAACGGCACCCTCTTCGGCGAGGCCGCCTTGAACCACGCCGCCGTCAGCCCCGGGACGGCCGTCTCCGGCTTCAAGCGGGTCCTCGGTTCCAA GATGTTTGAGGACGTGGTGAAGGTAGAGATGGAGCTGGTGCCGTACAAGCTCGTTGGGACCCAGGCCGGAAGGTGTGCTATCCAGATCGAGACCGAGGAAGGCGGCGCCGAGGTTTTCTCCGCCCACACAGTCGCCGGCATTCTCATATCCAAGCTTAAGCGGATGGCGGAGGCGCACCTGGGCCGCAAGATCAGGAGCGCTCTCCTGACCGTCCCCTGGCACTCGAGGGACTACCAAAGGCACCTTCTCGCAACGGCCGCCCGGCTCGAGGGCGGCTTCTCCGCCGCGAGGTACGTCGACGAGCACGTTGCAGTGGCCGCGGCGCACGGCCATCACGAGAAGGCGCGCCAAGACAAGGTCATCCTCGTCTTCCACATGGGCGGCCGCACGACCCACGCCACCATGTTCAAGTTTCGGGACGGCACGGCTCGTCTCATTGAAGGGCGCCATGATGCCCGCCTGGGCGGCGACGACTTCACCGGCCGGCTCGTGGACCACTTCATCCAGCTTATCAGGGAGAAGCACGGCCGGGACCTCCGCCGGGACGACGGCGCGCTCCGGGAGCTGAGGGCGGCGTGCGAGAGGGCCAAGAAGGCGCTAACCTACTGGGACACCACGCTTGTGAAGGTGGAGTCGCTCTTGGACGGCGCGGATTTCTTCGAGACGCTCACGAGGGCCGAGTTCGAGGAGCTCAACCGTGATCTGCTGGCGAGAGCCACTAGCATGGTGGACCTGCTGGTGACGTGGAGGTGGTGGCTCCCTCCCGGCCGGTGGGACAGCATAGACGAGATCATCCTCGTCGGCGGCAGCGTGAGGATCCCCAAGATTCTTGAGTTTTTCAGGGACTATTTCCATGGTCGGGAGCCAATTGTGGAGGAGGAAGCGGCGATTCGCGGCGCTGCTCTGCTCTCCCGCCCCGAGTCTGCAATGTTCACATACGACAACTGCGATTGCCATGGAAATCCTTTGCAGGCGTCTGAAAACATAATTGAATAG